The Arthrobacter sp. OAP107 DNA segment GTCCTCATCAACCTTCGTGCACTGCCCGGCAGCGACCAGGGTCTTCTCCGCGAACGCCCCGATCCCCAGCGCCGGGGACAGCTCGGTCCCGTCCTCCAGGGTCATCTTCTGCGTGGCGTTGGCCGTGTTGAAACAATACTGCGGCTGGCCCTTCGCGCACGCCCGGCACTGCCCGCACACCGCGCGCCAGTTCAGGATCACCCGGTCCCCCGGCGCCACCTCGGTCACACCCGCACCCACCGCGGAAACCACACCGGTGGCCTCATGGCCCAGCAGATACGGGAACTCATCACCAATACCACCCAGCTTGTAATGCAGATCCGTATGGCACACCCCGCACGTCAGAACATCAACCAGCGCCTCACCCGGGCCCGGATCCGGCACCAGGATCGTCTCCACCGACACCGGAGCATCCTTCGCCCTGACAACAACTGCCTTAACTTTATGAACCATGAGGTCACATTCCTTTCGGGTGTTCTGCGGCTGACGCAGTCCACCCGGCAGGCCTGTGGCGCTGTTCGCGGGGGAGCGGGGCGTTGCCGGAGGACATCAGCGCAGCTGATATTCCATTGATATTTTGTGAGCCAGATAACTGATATATAAGCGATCGTATGCCCCGGGCCTTGCTGCGTCAACGCGGCAAGGGGCAAGCTGAACGAAGTGCCCTGTAGAAGGAGAGATCATGGCCGTCAACGATGAAATGCAGATCCTCGGTGAGTGGTACGAGCAGCTGGCGAGGGCGTTGGAGATCCCTGATCTCGACGTCGATCAGGAGCTGCTGCTGGACCTGGCGCGGAAATCTGCCGATCATGTCATTCATGCCGCGGCGCCGGTGACGGCTTTCCTGGTGGGCTACGCGGCGGGCCAGGGAGCCGGGAAAAACAACGCGGGCTCTGTAGGGGGCAGCGAAGCGACCGCCCGGGCCGCAGGCATCGCGTTCCGGCTGTGCGAGGACCGGGCCGGGAGCCGGGGCGGCAAGGACGCCGGACGCGGCGGCCCGGCCGGAGCGGGGTAGGGCTCAACGCAAGAGCGGCCGGATCCCGGTGGCTAGTGCCACCCGTATCCGGCCGCCCCTAATGCTGCTCTGTGCTCATTGCTGCTCTGGACTCAGTGCAGCCCTGTGCTTAGTGCCGCTTGTCCCCATGCGCATCGAGCTCATTGTTGGCGCACCGTTCGTCACATTCGTGCTTTGTCACCAGGTCGAACTGGCCGCCGCCGTGACGTTCGACCCCGCTGCGGATGGAGCGCTCGACGACGGAGGTCACCAGCCGTCTGCGCAGCGACAGCGGGTCCCTGCGCAGGTCCCTTGTCAGGGCAAGGCACATCAGGAACATCACGATGACGAAGGGCAGGGCTGACACGATGGTGATCCGTTGCAGTCCCGCGAGTGCTTCGGCAGGCTTGTCGCCGCCTGCAAGGAGCATCACTGCGGCGACTGCGCCGGTGAGGGTACCCCAGAAGATAACCACTCCCCGGCGGGGTTCTTCAGCACCGTTGGAGCTAAGCGAGCCCATCACGATGGAGGCCGCGTCAGCACCCGTGACGAAGAAGATGGCAACCAGGATCATCGCCAGAATGGAAACCGCGCCTGCAATGGCGTTGGGCAGCGGCAAGTGGTGGAGCAAATCGAACAGAGCCCCGTCGAAGGAAATCGTCGGAGTCCCATCGACGATCTTGGCCAGGCCATCAGTCTTGTCCGGTGTGGCGTCTGCCGTGGACTGGATGTGGATGGCGGCGCCGCCGAAGATGCCGAACCAGATCACGCTCACGACGCTGGGGACCAGCAGGACGCCGGTGACGAACTGGCGGATGGTGCGGCCGCGGCTGATGCGGGCGATGAACAGGCCCACGAAGGGAGTCCAG contains these protein-coding regions:
- a CDS encoding DUF6457 domain-containing protein, which codes for MAVNDEMQILGEWYEQLARALEIPDLDVDQELLLDLARKSADHVIHAAAPVTAFLVGYAAGQGAGKNNAGSVGGSEATARAAGIAFRLCEDRAGSRGGKDAGRGGPAGAG